One region of Bactrocera neohumeralis isolate Rockhampton chromosome 5, APGP_CSIRO_Bneo_wtdbg2-racon-allhic-juicebox.fasta_v2, whole genome shotgun sequence genomic DNA includes:
- the LOC126760344 gene encoding uncharacterized protein LOC126760344, with protein sequence MSQRKILKVAYHGNHQLIRYKLGSTYDEILKTIMQHFQIPSKRKSASSLKLTNEAGKVFSKRQLKNYLLLFPNTKITFHLQSNQQTTASSERKLSILPRSNIAINTVTTNQQKSRKRQRETDYEYDPTYPTTPVFRMNCFIGVCPSNCSPPPTKRVRFSESSNSIRIIPARSETKDVVQGALRRTSSFVGQYPQMAM encoded by the exons atgtcccaacgtaaaattttaaaagttgctTACCACGGAAACCATCAGTTAATCCGTTATAAGCTGGGCAGCACTTATGATGAAATTCTTAAGACGA TCATGCAACACTTCCAGATTCCAAGCAAACGCAAATCAGCATCATCTCTCAAGCTTACCAATGAAGCCGGAAAAGTATTCAGTAAACGTCAACTCAAAAACTATCTGTTATTGTTTCCGAACACCAAAATTACATTCCATTTACAAAGTAACCAACAAACGACAGCAAGCTCGGAAAGGAAGCTGAGCATATTACCACGAAGCAATATTGCAATTAACACTGTAACCACAAATCAGCAAAAGAGCCGAAAGCGTCAACGCGAAACCGATTACGAGTACGATCCAACCTACCCAACGACACCTGTATTTCGCATGAACTGTTTCATAGGCGTGTGTCCCAGCAATTGTTCACCACCGCCTACAAAACGTGTCCGTTTCAGCGAATCTTCAAACAGCATCAGAATTATACCTGCGCGATCCGAAACAAAAGATGTTGTTCAAGGTGCACTGCGGCGGACGAGTTCTTTTGTGGGTCAATATCCGCAAATGGCAATGTAA
- the LOC126760342 gene encoding uncharacterized protein LOC126760342 — translation MCQRRILKVAYHGNRQLIRYKLGSTYDEILKTIMQHFQIPSKRKSASSLKLTNEAGKVFSKRQLKNYLLLFPNTKITFHLQSNQQTTASSGRNLSILPRSNIAINTVTTNQQKSRKRQRETDYEYDPTYPTTPVFRMNCFIGVYPGKCTPPPTKRVRFSESSNSIRIIPARSETKEVVQGALQRTSSFVGEYPQMATQTKLTAEHFN, via the exons atgtgccAACGTAGAATTTTAAAAGTTGCTTACCACGGAAACCGTCAGTTAATCCGTTATAAGCTGGGCAGCACTTATGATGAAATTCTTAAGACGA TCATGCAACACTTCCAGATTCCAAGCAAACGCAAATCAGCATCATCTCTCAAGCTTACCAATGAAGCCGGAAAAGTATTCAGTAAACGTCAACTCAAAAACTATCTGTTATTGTTTCCGAACACCAAAATTACATTCCATTTACAAAGTAACCAACAAACGACAGCAAGTTCGGGAAGGAACCTGAGCATTTTGCCACGAAGCAATATTGCAATTAACACTGTAACCACAAATCAGCAAAAAAGCCGAAAGCGTCAGCGCGAAACCGATTACGAGTACGATCCAACCTACCCAACGACACCTGTATTTCGCATGAACTGTTTCATAGGCGTGTATCCCGGCAAATGTACACCACCGCCTACAAAACGTGTCCGTTTCAGCGAATCTTCAAACAGCATCAGAATTATACCTGCGCGATCCGAAACAAAAGAAGTTGTTCAAGGTGCGCTGCAGCGGACGAGTTCTTTTGTGGGTGAATATCCCCAAATGGCAACACAAACAAAACTAACGGCGGAGCATTTTAATTAA
- the LOC126760343 gene encoding uncharacterized protein LOC126760343, which yields MVEGGSLIVCYRKQISNIHYEATNRYEQIIKLIIQRFNIPASHEPALLISTENGRIFDKLQFDYFLTLFPNPSMVFYIRYDYNRAVGILQSTQPQEEVAKTTIESDIQVKNKRKNPAGEDDDQCASKFTPVYRMNCFIYEYPTTTIKLTNDCAKKQKANMKKQSPRSEFVKRVKKRLQMGELKKRTMKPLAQVKRFMRL from the exons ATGGTTGAGGGCGGCAGTTTGATTGTTTGCTATCGGAAGCAAATAAGTAACATCCATTACGAGGCCACAAATCGTTACGAACAGATCATTAAGTTGA TTATTCAGCGCTTCAATATTCCCGCCTCGCATGAGCCAGCTCTGCTGATCTCCACCGAAAACGGCAGAATTTTTGATAAGCTGCAGTTCGACTACTTTCTCACGCTCTTCCCGAACCCCAGCATGGTTTTCTACATACGTTATGATTACAATCGTGCAGTCGGCATCTTGCAGTCAACGCAACCGCAAGAGGaagttgcaaaaacaacaatagagAGTGATATTcaagtgaaaaacaaaagaaagaacCCAGCTGGTGAAGATGATGATCAGTGTGCATCGAAGTTTACGCCAGTCTATCGTATGAATTGCTTTATCTACGAATATCCTACAACTactataaaattaacaaatgacTGCGCTAAGAAGCAGAAAGCTAATATGAAGAAACAGTCACCGCGTAGCGAATTTGTGAAGCGCGTGAAAAAGCGTTTGCAAATGGGTGAATTGAAAAAGCGCACAATGAAGCCTTTGGCGCAAGTAAAGCGCTTTATGCGGCTATGA